The proteins below come from a single Triticum aestivum cultivar Chinese Spring chromosome 5D, IWGSC CS RefSeq v2.1, whole genome shotgun sequence genomic window:
- the LOC123122903 gene encoding uncharacterized protein: protein MGAKVEVEGYNPGHCAMGDLHASWRFPYEEETSNGFVTAEAFGYSECDKEMFRRTMLAHEAVFRQQVYELHRVYRVQRDLMKQHQSREMRACSTLEDASQRDSPSQIPLHGANMIGTAAVNNEKSQSSKFPREGSVQSSPNGFPSSDAALPTKQGRFDLELRADHYFEDDHASDSKPIDFLGVSSDTKRPNDAGAALARAEGLGRFGHNSATSFPPSTGNLVGHNHNVADLNKPILGPYMARTNGAVSGGPSYTLENSWQQSPWRSSTTNSSFNKEYSKDKRINEATSSNFFDASSRIKQEEKPLIDKGKRASSTGFLAPRCNGMDPQKMFSAADRGSASSNKFIYQCPNSSSGWFSGSPLEAYAINNLPGHDHLRYPSSTLVAPITSLHIDQPSAASRVGSCIVDPRSYNISADVQSFPSFNGSSTVNSYACFTAANQSIGTSSCNLKKVNNSDGSYSGVPLDSLSASQPRHQTRIPSDLEQNNKLMFGHPTRHCHEDPDFANGKGRKNFNLNEALSDGQEDIVVEQEGVCVGGLQHIKVEGSVSGISWLSKKASCADSSGLEEPRKVSEHSYGTAALININEDITGAAVALCNLPDSASTSVGCGTKKDRPCDKIAARTQDSTACLPLSCQKPMPRDGQAAESVTNKSGAAVWSFIDLNEDAPNEDNSESSVVSSDCHVTSLQNKHAKPKFLIDLEVPACEDDDAATAAAESILALSMDVPASAETPDDMLQWFAELAISSTDDHAGQGEVQGCANNSSDDDPDSFESLTLKLEDIKTDELCSRPAAPAITTSDEQTVSPVNLLMKPKRGQQRKRRQKRDFQKDILPSISSLCRPEIIEDIQLLEGLVQTTGGSWESSLTRRRRTRGNKKPKKRVLDAVEEEVQVRVEAEEVQVSPPAKPDDADIEGESNIGMIGWGRTTRRCRRTRCPSGITVAAAS from the exons ATGGGGGCAAAGGTGGAGGTTGAGGGCTACAATCCTGGGCATTGCGCCATGGGCGACCTCCACGCAAGCTGGAGGTTCCCATACGAGGAGGAGACGTCGAATGGCTTCGTGACGGCGGAGGCGTTCGGTTATTCGGAATGTGATAAAGAGATGTTCAGGCGCACAATGCTGGCGCATGAAGCTGTGTTTAGACAGCAG GTGTACGAATTGCATCGGGTTTACAGAGTACAGAGAGACCTGATGAAGCAGCATCAGAGCAGAGAAATGCGTGCATGCTCAACACTGGAAGATGCATCGCAGAGAGATTCGCCATCACAAATTCCACTGCATGGTGCAAACATGATCGGTACTGCTGCTGTGAACAATGAGAAAAGCCAGTCGTCCAAGTTCCCCAGGGAGGGCAGTGTCCAGTCCTCGCCAAATGGATTTCCCTCAAGTGATGCTGCTTTACCCACTAAACAAGGCAGGTTTGACCTTGAGCTCCGAGCTGATCATTATTTTGAAGATGACCATGCATCGGACAGCAAGCCTATAGATTTCCTTGGTGTATCATCGGATACAAAACGTCCGAATGATGCTGGTGCCGCATTAGCTAGGGCGGAAGGCTTGGGGAGGTTTGGCCATAATAGTGCAACCTCCTTTCCGCCGAGTACAGGTAATCTTGTAGGCCACAATCACAATGTTGCTGACCTGAATAAGCCAATTCTGGGCCCATATATGGCCAGAACAAATGGGGCAGTATCGGGAGGTCCTTCATATACTCTGGAGAACTCTTGGCAGCAGTCTCCATGGAGATCAAGCACAACTAACTCCAGTTTCAATAAAGAATATTCCAAGGACAAGCGTATTAATGAAGCCACAAGCTCTAATTTCTTTGATGCAAGTTCCAGGATAAAACAAGAGGAGAAACCACTGATCGATAAAG GGAAACGTGCCAGCAGCACAGGTTTTCTTGCACCCAGATGCAATGGCATGGATCCACAAAAAATGTTCAGTGCTGCTGACAGGGGATCAGCAAGCAGTAACAAGTTTATTTACCAATGTCCGAATAGTTCATCTGGATGGTTTTCAGGAAGTCCTTTGGAAGCCTATGCTATCAATAATCTTCCTGGACATGACCATCTACGCTATCCAAGTAGTACACTTGTTGCTCCAATCACTTCTCTGCACATAGACCAACCTTCTGCTGCCTCTCGTGTCGGTTCTTGCATAGTAGACCCAAGGAGCTATAACATCAGTGCTGATGTCCAGTCATTTCCAAGTTTCAATGGATCTTCAACTGTCAATTCATATGCATGCTTCACTGCTGCGAACCAAAGCATTGGAACCTCATCATGTAATCTGAAAAAAGTCAATAACTCAGATGGCAGCTATTCTGGCGTTCCACTTGATTCATTGTCTGCATCACAACCACGGCATCAGACAAGAATTCCAAGTGACTTGGAGCAAAACAACAAGCTGATGTTTGGACACCCAACACGGCACTGTCATGAAGATCCTGATTTTGCAAATGGCAAGGGCAGAAAGAACTTTAATTTGAATGAAGCATTGTCTGATGGTCAAGAAGATATTGTTGTAGAGCAAGAAGGGGTGTGTGTAGGTGGTTTACAGCATATCAAAGTTGAGGGATCAGTATCTGGGATTTCTTGGCTCAGTAAGAAAGCTTCATGTGCTGATTCCTCAGGTTTGGAGGAGCCAAGGAAGGTGTCTGAACATTCTTATGGGACCGCAGCGCTGATTAACATTAATGAAGATATAACGGGAGCGGCTGTGGCTCTATGCAATTTGCCAGATTCTGCTTCGACGTCTGTAGGTTGTGGAACTAAGAAGGATAGGCCTTGTGACAAGATCGCCGCTAGAACGCAAGACAGCACTGCATGTTTACCTCTTTCTTGCCAGAAACCCATGCCTAGAGATGGGCAAGCTGCTGAAAGTGTCACCAATAAGAGTGGTGCTGCCGTCTGGAGTTTTATTGATCTGAATGAAGATGCACCAAATGAAGATAACTCAGAGTCATCTGTAGTGTCAAGTGATTGCCATGTGACCTCCTTACAGAACAAGCATGCAAAGCCTAAGTTTCTGATTGATTTGGAAGTGCCAGCTTGCGAAGATGATGATGCTGCTACAGCTGCAGCAGAGAGCATTCTTGCGTTGTCGATGGATGTGCCAGCCAGTGCAGAGACACCTGATGATATGTTGCAGTGGTTTGCAGAGCTCGCCATATCAAGCACCGACGACCATGCCGGGCAAGGGGAGGTCCAAGGCTGTGCCAATAATTCCAGTGATGATGATCCAGATTCATTCGAATCGCTGACACTGAAGCTTGAAGACATCAAGACTGATGAGTTGTGCAGCAGGCCAGCGGCGCCCGCAATAACAACAAGTGATGAGCAGACCGTCTCACCGGTGAACCTCCTGATGAAGCCGAAGAGAGGCCAGCAAAGGAAGCGCCGGCAGAAGCGTGACTTCCAGAAAGACATCCTGCCTAGCATCTCGTCGCTGTGCCGGCCTGAGATCATCGAAGACATTCAGCTGCTGGAGGGGCTGGTTCAGACGACTGGCGGATCCTGGGAGTCGAGCTTAACTAGGCGAAGGCGTACGAGGGGTAACAAGAAGCCCAAGAAAAGGGTGCTGGACGCCGTAGAAGAAGAGGTCCAGGTCAGAGTAGAAGCAGAAGAGGTCCAGGTGAGCCCGCCCGCGAAACCTGACGACGCGGACATAGAAGGTGAAAGCAACATTGGCATGATCGGGTGGGGAAGAACGACGAGGCGGTGTCGCAGGACGAGATGCCCGTCGGGTatcaccgtcgccgccgcatcCTGA